Proteins encoded together in one Zonotrichia leucophrys gambelii isolate GWCS_2022_RI chromosome 1, RI_Zleu_2.0, whole genome shotgun sequence window:
- the SERTM1 gene encoding serine-rich and transmembrane domain-containing protein 1 — MSEPDPSSGFVGNMENGTFLELYPTSLSTSVDSSPGRLSNVYVYVSIFLSLLAFLLLLLIIALQRLKNIISSSSSYPEYNSDAGSSFTNLEVCSISSQRSALSNLSS; from the coding sequence ATGTCAGAACCCGACCCTTCATCTGGATTTGTGGGAAACATGGAAAATGGGACTTTTCTGGAGCTGTATCCCACATCCCTTTCAACTTCAGTGGATTCATCGCCTGGCCGTTTATCCAACGTCTATGTCTATGTTTCTATATTCCTTAGTCTCTtagcttttctccttttgctaCTGATCATTGCACTCCAGAGGCTGAAAAACATCATTTCTTCCAGTTCCTCCTACCCTGAGTACAACAGTGATGCTGGAAGTTCGTTCACTAATTTAGAGGTTTGCAGTATTTCTTCCCAGCGCTCTGCTCTCTCAAACCTTTCTtcatga